Proteins co-encoded in one Populus trichocarpa isolate Nisqually-1 chromosome 10, P.trichocarpa_v4.1, whole genome shotgun sequence genomic window:
- the LOC7492924 gene encoding mitochondrial uncoupling protein 3 yields MNGSHGHQQPKTHTKILLTSLSAMVAEIATFPIDLTKTRLQLHSSTTKPTSAFVVASEIIRQQGPLGFYQGLSPAILRHLFYTPIRIVGYENLRYLVVVNNEVGGGDLVSLSTKALLGGLSGVIAQVVASPADLVKVRMQADGRIVNQGLQPRYSGPLDAFSKIIKAEGFGGLWKGVFPNIQRAFLVNMGELACYDHAKRFIIQNHISADNIYAHTLASIMSGLSATALSCPADVVKTRMMNQAASKDGKAVYQSSYDCLVKTVRMEGLKALWKGFFPTWSRLGPWQFVFWVTYEKFRHAAGLSSF; encoded by the exons ATGAACGGAAGCCATGGCCACCAGCAACCAAAAACCCACACAAAAATCCTCCTCACCTCACTGTCAGCCATGGTGGCCGAGATAGCCACTTTCCCGATAGACTTGACAAAGACCCGGCTCCAGCTCCATTCCTCCACTACTAAACCCACCAGCGCCTTCGTGGTGGCCTCCGAGATCATTCGCCAACAGGGTCCTCTCGGGTTCTACCAGGGCCTTTCTCCTGCCATTTTAAGACACCTATTCTACACTCCGATTCGAATTGTGGGCTATGAAAATTTGAGATATCTTGTGGTGGTTAACAATGAAGTTGGTGGCGGTGATCTTGTTTCTCTCTCCACCAAAGCTCTCCTTGGTGGACTTTCTGGGGTAATTGCTCAG GTGGTGGCTAGCCCTGCTGATCTGGTTAAGGTGCGGATGCAAGCAGATGGTCGTATTGTGAACCAAGGTCTCCAACCTAGGTACTCGGGGCCTCTTGATGCTTTCAGCAAGATTATAAAGGCAGAAGGCTTTGGCGGACTGTGGAAAGGAGTTTTCCCGAACATCCAAAGAGCCTTTTTGGTGAACATGGGAGAATTAGCATGTTATGACCATGCAAAAAGATTTATCATCCAGAATCATATATCTGCTGATAATATCTATGCCCACACATTAGCATCCATCATGTCAGGACTTTCTGCAACTGCTTTGAGTTGCCCAGCTGATGTTGTGAAGACAAGAATGATGAATCAGGCAGCTAGCAAGGATGGCAAGGCTGTATATCAGAGCTCTTACGATTGTCTGGTGAAGACAGTTAGAATGGAGGGATTGAAAGCACTATGGAAGGGATTCTTTCCTACGTGGTCTAGACTTGGTCCATGGCAATTTGTTTTCTGGGTTACTTACGAGAAATTTCGACATGCTGCAGGGCTTTCTTCCTTCTGA
- the LOC18102643 gene encoding phosphate transporter PHO1 homolog 3 isoform X6, giving the protein MKFGKEFKAQAVPEWQEAYMDYDFLKTLLKEIQSFRLRTNPPATNSGGLKRKLTLYRAFSGLTRRNSTNYTPMSPSSPDLELQPILVNSVNLAGSQSYQTTFLMPTVRGGEYELVFFRRLDDEFNKVDKFYRSKVEEVLKEAEMLNKQMDALIAFRIKVENPAGWSDRVADMTRLASDVAASTAALAASSPSGARERRRGLHLMDAIEEGQSLHEQSDESDHDKMDKESDNIDQKEEEEEEEEKPKSMVRSTFRPAPLEILNRVKINNTLATPRSTIKSFLKVPQQTELKFTRENLRKVEEQLKGAFFEFYQKLRLLKSYSFLNTLAFSKIMKKYDKITTRDASQVYMKMVDNSFLGSSDEVTKLMERVEATFIKHFLNSNRSKGMRVLRPKGKKERHRITFYMGFFSGCTVALLIALVLIVNVRKIMNNPGRNTYMQTMFPLYSLFGLIVLHVLIYAANIYFWRRYRVNYSFIFGFKRETELGYRQVLLLGFGIAVLALCSVHLNLDMEMDPKTKDYEALTELLPLNVLIFLLIILLWPFNMFYRSSRFLLLTCIFHCIAAPLYKVTLPDFFLVLDQLTSQVQSLRSLEFYICYYAWGDYKHRRNNCKESPVFITFSFIVAVIPYWSRLLQCLRRLFEEKDPMQGYNGLKYFLTIVAVCLRTAYNINNGDGWRAIAWVFSSVAAIIGTYWDLVFDWGLLQRHSKNRWLRDKLLVPHKSVYFGAMVLNILLRFAWLQTVLNFRVTSLHEETMVTLVASLEIIRRGMWNFFRLENEHLNNVGKYRAFKSVPLPFNNVEDDDHDD; this is encoded by the exons atgaagtttgggAAAGAGTTCAAAGCGCAAGCGGTGCCTGAATGGCAAGAAGCATACATGGACTACGATTTTCTCAAGACCCTTTTGAAAGAGATACAAAGTTTCCGACTAAGAACCAACCCACCTGCAACCAACTCAGGAGGCCTAAAAAGAAAGCTCACACTATATAGAGCTTTTAGTGGCCTGACACGACGGAATAGTACTAACTACACCCCTATGAGCCCTTCTTCTCCTGATCTTGAACTACAACCTATTTTGGTGAATTCTGTGAACCTCGCTGGCTCTCAAAGCTATCAGACTACATTTCTTATGCCTACTGTCCGAGGAGGAGAATACGAGCTTGTGTTTTTCAGAAGGCTTGATGACGAGTTCAATAAAGTGGACAAGTTTTACAGGTCTAAAGTGGAGGAGGTATTGAAAGAGGCTGAGATGTTGAATAAGCAAATGGATGCTTTGATTGCTTTCAGGATAAAAGTGGAGAATCCCGCTGGGTGGTCTGATAGAGTGGCAGATATGACTCGTCTTGCTTCAGACGTTGCAGCTTCTACTGCTGCATTGGCAGCTTCTTCTCCATCTGGAGCTAGAGAACGCA GAAGAGGACTTCATTTAATGGATGCGATTGAGGAAGGGCAAAGCTTGCATGAGCAGTCAGATGAATCAGACCATGATAAAATGGACAAGGAAAGCGATAATATTGAccagaaggaagaagaagaagaagaagaagagaagccgAAGAGCATGGTCAGAAGTACCTTTAGGCCAGCTCCATTAGAAATACTAAACCGTGTGAAGATTAACAACACACTGGCGACACCTCGCTCGACCATCAAAAGCTTCCTTAAAGTTCCCCAACAAACAGAACTTAAATTTACAAGGGAAAATCTTAGAAAAGTTGAAGAACAACTCAAGGGtgctttttttgaattttaccaAAAGCTTCGCCTTCTTAAGAGTTACAGCTTCTTGAATACACTGGCGTTTTCAAAAATTATGAAGAAGTATGATAAG ATTACCACAAGGGATGCATCACAAGTTTACATGAAAATGGTGGATAACTCCTTCCTTGGAAGCTCTGATGAA GTTACCAAGCTTATGGAAAGGGTTGAGGCAACATTCATTAAGCATTTCTTGAACTCAAATCGGAGTAAAGGCATGCGCGTCTTAAggccaaaagggaaaaaagagagacatAGAATAACATTTTACATGG GTTTCTTTTCTGGCTGCACAGTAGCCCTGTTAATTGCCCTTGTTTTAATCGTAAATGTCCGCAAAATCATGAATAACCCAGGAAGGAACACATACATGCAAACAATGTTTCCTCTTTACAG TTTGTTTGGATTAATTGTTCTACACGTGCTCATCTATGCTGCTAATATATACTTCTGGAGGCGGTACCGAGTGAATTACTCCTTCATTTTTGGTTTCAAACGAGAAACCGAACTGGGCTACAGACAAGTTCTTCTTCTCGGTTTTGGTATTGCAGTACTAGCTTTATGCAGTGTGCACTTAAACCTTGACATGGAGATGGACCCTAAAACGAAAGATTACGAAGCGCTTACAGAACTTCTCCCTCTGAATGTGTTGATA TTCCTCCTCATCATATTGCTCTGGCCATTCAACATGTTTTATCGCTCATCTCGCTTCCTCCTCCTCACGTGTATCTTTCACTGTATTGCTGCTCCTCTCTACAAG GTAACACTCCCTGATTTCTTCTTGGtgttgg ACCAACTAACTAGCCAG GTGCAATCCCTTAGAAGCCTGGAGTTCTACATTTGCTATTACGCTTGGGGGGACTATAAACACAGACGGAACAATTGCAAAGAAAGTCCTGTTTTCATAACTTTCTCATTTATTGTTGCTGTGATTCCATACTGGTCTCGCCTTCTTCAG TGCCTCCGGCGCTTGTTTGAAGAGAAAGATCCGATGCAAGGATACAACGGATTGAAGTATTTTTTGACAATAGTAGCCGTTTGTTTGAGGACAGCTTACAACATTAACAATGGGGATGGTTGGAGAGCAATAGCATGGGTTTTCTCATCCGTTGCAGCAATCATTGGCACATATTGGGATCTTGTTTTTGACTGGGGGCTTCTTCAGCGCCATTCTAAGAATAGATGGCTGAGAGACAAACTCCTTGTCCCTCACAAATCAGTATATTTTGGAGCCATG GTCTTGAATATATTGCTGAGATTTGCTTGGCTGCAAACAGTATTGAACTTCAGGGTTACTTCCTTGCACGAAGAAACAATGGTTACCCTTGTGGCCAGCCTCGAGATCATTCGCCGTGGCATGTGGAATTTCTTTAG GTTGGAAAATGAACATTTGAACAACGTTGGAAAATATCGAGCATTCAAGTCTGTGCCTTTACCTTTCAACAATGTGGAAGATGATGACCACGATGACTAA
- the LOC7481570 gene encoding transcription factor MYB106 yields the protein MVRSQCCDKVGLKKGPWTPEEDQKLLAYVEEHGHGSWRALPAKAGLQRCGKSCRLRWTNYLRPDIKRGKFSLQEEQTIIQLHALLGNRWSVIATHLPKRTDNEIKNYWNTHLKKRLDKMGIDPMTHKPKADSFGSGSGHSKGAAHLSHMAQWESARLEAEARLVRESKVIIPNPPPNRLGSTASAQVSDKRSAAPPARPQCLDVLKAWQGVVFSMLSAGCSDSLESPTSTLNFSENELAMPLVGVQKNSATTLAFATNNAPCNGGTTAIEFNSGNQFECFEKLNEAAQVKQNVDSSVALHDISPDASNHNAWFDSATNENAPMGIIEGLSEILVCTSQDHNASFDGENINDSCGGNLEENGNYWNSLLNLVDASPTGTSPVF from the exons ATGGTAAGGTCTCAGTGCTGTGATAAGGTGGGATTGAAGAAAGGGCCATGGACGCCTGAAGAAGACCAGAAGCTCTTGGCTTATGTTGAAGAGCATGGCCATGGAAGCTGGCGAGCCTTGCCTGCCAAAGCTG GGCTTCAAAGATGCGGGAAGAGCTGTAGACTCAGGTGGACTAACTACCTCCGGCCAGATATCAAGAGAGGAAAGTTCAGTTTGCAGGAAGAACAAACAATCATTCAGCTGCATGCTCTTCTTGGAAACAG GTGGTCAGTCATAGCTACTCACTTGCCGAAAAGAACTGATAATGAGATCAAGAATTACTGGAACACACATCTTAAGAAAAGATTAGACAAAATGGGCATTGATCCTATGACCCATAAGCCAAAAGCTGATTCTTTCGGCTCAGGAAGTGGCCATTCTAAGGGTGCTGCCCATTTAAGCCACATGGCTCAATGGGAGAGTGCTCGGCTTGAAGCCGAAGCCAGATTGGTCCGCGAGTCGAAGGTGATTATACCTAACCCTCCCCCAAACCGACTCGGGTCCACTGCTTCAGCTCAAGTCTCCGACAAAAGGAGTGCAGCTCCACCAGCTAGACCACAGTGTCTTGATGTACTCAAAGCATGGCAAGGGGTGGTTTTCAGCATGTTGTCGGCCGGCTGCAGTGACTCTCTCGAATCTCCAACATCAACGTTGAATTTCTCAGAAAATGAATTAGCTATGCCACTCGTTGGAGTTCAGAAAAATTCAGCCACTACACTAGCGTTTGCCACAAATAATGCTCCGTGCAACGGGGGGACAACAGCCATTGAATTTAATAGCGGAAATCAGTTCGAGtgctttgaaaaactgaatgaAGCAGCACAGGTGAAACAAAATGTGGACAGTTCAGTGGCATTGCATGACATAAGCCCCGATGCTAGTAACCATAATGCGTGGTTTGATTCTGCAACGAATGAAAACGCACCTATGGGGATCATTGAAGGACTTTCGGAAATTTTGGTCTGTACTTCTCAGGACCACAATGCGTCATTTGATGGAGAGAATATTAACGATAGCTGTGGTGGGAATCTTGAAGAGAACGGGAATTATTGGAATAGCTTACTCAATCTGGTGGATGCTTCTCCAACTGGGACGTCACCTGTGTTTTGA
- the LOC7481569 gene encoding uncharacterized protein LOC7481569, translated as MSFMKGDLLTKTRKLVKGLAKSEPAWLKAMEHAPPAAFPKSSGKVEKISLPEDPYIKKFFSKHPDSKHEDAILISSFDPPPARIFGWRVLELKEQGVGEEEAMAVADMEYRTETKAKKKAYARLKQIARLQGTTPPPNPYPSVIKEIQAEEDVYLRERYTNPKIIAIAEKMKADEAAKERERDRFRIDW; from the exons ATGTCGTTCATGAAAGGAGATTTGCTAACAAAAACCAGAAAGCTCGTCAAAGGCTTAGCCAAATCCGAACCTGCCTGGCTCAAAGCCATGGAACA TGCACCACCAGCGGCATTTCCTAAATCAAGTGGAAAAGTTGAGAAGATCAGTCTTCCAGAGGATCCTTATATAAAGAAATTCTTCTCCAAACATCCTGATTCCAAACACGAAGATGCCATCCt GATTTCATCTTTTGATCCCCCTCCTGCTCGTATTTTTGGTTGGCGGGTACTTGAGCTGAAGGAGCAGGGAGTTGGTGAAGAAGAAGCCATGGCTGTAGCTGAT ATGGAATATCGAACGGAGACAAAGGCAAAAAAGAAGGCGTATGCTCGATTGAAACAAATTGCTAGACTTCAGGGGACAACACCTCCTCCCAACCCATATCCCAGTGTAATTAAGGAGATACAAGCAGAGGAGGATGTGTATCTTCGGGAGCGTTATACCAATCCCAAGATAATTGCAATAGCGGAGAAGATGAAAGCGGATGAGGCCGCTAAGGAACGAGAAAGAGACAGATTCAGAATTGACTGGTAA
- the LOC112328908 gene encoding uncharacterized protein LOC112328908 encodes MAMWVAESLKIPSGFVVSFIQRKTKIVIIINKGIYSEGESGRDEGKMMFGKQFKQQKWTGAYMDYNGLKKNNGRDLAVQAKQATFNTFEIHTAQINFAQTLQTPVD; translated from the exons ATGGCAATGTGGGTTGCCGAGTCTCTGAAAATTCCTTCTGGCTTTGTCGTCTCGTTTATTCAAAGAAAAACGAAG ATAGTAATAATAATCAACAAAGGCATATATAGTGAAGGTGAATCTGGAAGAGATGAGGGAAAGATGATGTTCGGAAAGCAGTTCAAGCAACAAAAGTGGACTGGTGCTTACATGGATTATAATGGTCTTAAAAAGAATAATGGGAGAGATCTTGCAGTACAAGCAAAGCAGGCAACCTTCAACACATTTGAGATCCATACTGCACAAATTAACTTTGCACAGACCCTTCAGACTCCAGTGGACTAA